One window of the Rhizobiaceae bacterium genome contains the following:
- a CDS encoding sugar ABC transporter substrate-binding protein produces the protein MFRKFNPNRRDFLAGAAGLGAAGALGIRPAFADVDWKKFSGQTLEVNLVKSPRSDTLMKYMSEFEELTGIKVNAEATPEQQQRQKTVIELSSGKPSFDVVHLSYHVQKRQFEKAGWLADIGGFLKDPSLTDAGLTEGDFAEAGLEFAKNDQGVLLSLPFSVDYWIVYWNKELFEQKGLQYPATFEDMAKAAEALTDKDAGTFGFVARGIKNANVPVWTSLMLGYGKYAVENGALNTESPEAVEAAALYKRLMTASAPPGVAGFNWAESQSAFLQGKIGMWFDGVGFAPPLEDPNKSRVVGKVGYGVMPKGPSAHASGTFGDGIGVTAASEKKEAAYLFCQWAVSPLMGARLLQAGAGVPFRKSVLGDPKVREGVTMPGEWVDAVAGSGEISKLALPVIIPVTEFRDTFGVALTNLISGGDPAAELKKATEAFKPVLEKSEKA, from the coding sequence ATGTTCAGAAAATTCAACCCCAATCGCCGGGATTTCCTCGCGGGCGCGGCGGGGCTTGGCGCTGCCGGTGCGCTGGGCATCCGTCCCGCTTTCGCCGACGTGGACTGGAAGAAATTCTCCGGCCAGACGCTCGAGGTCAATCTGGTCAAGAGCCCGCGCAGCGACACGCTGATGAAATACATGTCCGAGTTCGAGGAGCTGACAGGCATCAAGGTCAATGCCGAGGCCACGCCCGAGCAGCAGCAGCGCCAGAAGACGGTCATCGAGCTGTCTTCGGGCAAGCCGAGCTTCGACGTCGTGCATCTCAGCTACCACGTCCAGAAGCGCCAGTTCGAGAAGGCCGGATGGCTGGCCGACATAGGCGGCTTCCTCAAGGACCCATCGCTCACCGATGCGGGCCTGACCGAAGGCGATTTCGCCGAGGCGGGTCTTGAGTTCGCCAAGAACGATCAGGGCGTCTTGCTGTCGCTGCCCTTCTCGGTGGATTACTGGATCGTCTACTGGAACAAGGAGCTGTTCGAGCAGAAGGGCCTGCAGTATCCGGCGACGTTCGAGGACATGGCCAAGGCCGCCGAGGCGCTGACCGACAAGGATGCCGGCACCTTCGGCTTCGTGGCGCGGGGCATCAAGAACGCCAACGTGCCGGTGTGGACCTCGCTGATGCTCGGCTACGGCAAGTATGCGGTCGAGAATGGTGCGTTGAACACGGAGAGCCCGGAAGCGGTCGAGGCCGCGGCGCTCTACAAGCGCCTGATGACGGCATCCGCGCCTCCCGGCGTCGCCGGCTTCAACTGGGCTGAGTCGCAATCCGCCTTCCTGCAGGGCAAGATCGGTATGTGGTTCGACGGCGTCGGCTTCGCGCCGCCTCTGGAGGACCCGAACAAGTCGCGCGTCGTCGGCAAGGTCGGCTACGGAGTCATGCCGAAGGGGCCGAGCGCGCATGCCTCGGGAACTTTCGGCGACGGCATCGGCGTCACCGCCGCGAGCGAGAAGAAGGAGGCCGCCTATCTGTTCTGCCAGTGGGCCGTGTCGCCGCTGATGGGCGCCCGGCTGCTTCAGGCCGGCGCCGGCGTTCCCTTCCGCAAGTCGGTGCTGGGCGATCCGAAGGTGCGCGAGGGCGTCACCATGCCCGGCGAGTGGGTCGATGCGGTGGCCGGTTCCGGCGAGATCAGCAAGCTCGCCCTGCCGGTCATCATCCCGGTCACCGAGTTCCGCGACACTTTTGGCGTGGCGCTCACCAACCTGATCTCCGGCGGCGATCCGGCGGCCGAGCTGAAGAAGGCGACGGAAGCCTTCAAGCCTGTGCTGGAAAAGAGCGAAAAGGCCTGA
- a CDS encoding GntR family transcriptional regulator, giving the protein MTEFGVPASGENQNLRDQAYAGYTRSLLARQIRPGQFITQRELVEMTGFSLGSIRELVPRLEAEGLIRTVPQRGMQVPQVDLALVRNAFQFRAFLEVAAARLFARDAPMELIASLRKSHERIIARHEAGEDANLMEDAEAVDLSLHEAVIGLQNNEILSNAYRVNWIKIKLIRLAETRLYVTMIPSVMGEHLKIIEAFERRDEDAAATAISEHIDVARRRAVNI; this is encoded by the coding sequence ATGACGGAGTTCGGCGTGCCAGCTTCGGGCGAGAACCAGAACCTGCGCGATCAGGCCTATGCCGGATATACGCGCAGCCTCTTGGCGCGCCAGATCAGGCCCGGGCAGTTCATCACCCAGCGCGAGCTTGTGGAGATGACCGGCTTCTCGCTCGGCTCCATCCGCGAGCTCGTGCCCCGGCTGGAGGCGGAAGGGCTTATCAGGACCGTGCCGCAGCGCGGGATGCAGGTGCCTCAGGTCGACCTGGCGCTGGTGCGCAACGCCTTCCAGTTCCGCGCCTTCCTCGAAGTGGCGGCCGCGCGCCTGTTCGCCCGCGATGCGCCGATGGAGCTGATCGCCTCGCTGCGGAAGAGCCACGAGCGCATCATCGCCCGCCACGAGGCCGGGGAGGACGCCAACCTGATGGAGGATGCGGAGGCGGTCGACCTGTCCCTGCACGAGGCGGTGATCGGCCTGCAGAACAACGAGATCCTGAGCAACGCCTATCGGGTCAACTGGATCAAGATCAAGCTGATCCGGCTGGCCGAGACGCGCCTCTACGTGACGATGATCCCGTCGGTAATGGGCGAGCACCTGAAGATCATCGAGGCGTTCGAGCGGCGCGACGAGGATGCCGCCGCGACGGCGATCTCGGAGCATATAGACGTCGCGCGGCGTCGAGCGGTCAATATCTAA
- a CDS encoding carbohydrate ABC transporter permease, with translation MSTFWNRLGMFFLALVIVSPAILFFLWMISLSLKYEIDNGAYPPILIPERFAWSNYAQVFRENNFFLYFWNSLLVTGSATLLALLIGVPAGYGIARLKAEKSAIVVMIARMTPGLSYLIPLYLLFQWIGLLGSIWPQIIIHLVVTVPIVVWVMIGYFETTPMELEEAASIDGATSWQVFRMVALPIAKPGVVVALILAVIFSWNNFVFGIVLANRETRTLPVAVYNMLSYEQVAWGPLAAAALVVTLPVLVLTMFAQRQIVAGLTAGAVKGG, from the coding sequence ATGAGCACCTTCTGGAACCGGCTCGGCATGTTCTTTCTGGCGCTCGTCATCGTGTCGCCGGCCATCCTGTTCTTCCTCTGGATGATCTCGCTGTCGCTCAAATACGAGATCGACAACGGCGCCTATCCGCCGATCCTCATTCCGGAGCGCTTCGCCTGGTCGAACTATGCGCAGGTGTTCCGCGAGAACAATTTCTTCCTCTATTTCTGGAACTCGCTGCTGGTCACCGGCTCGGCGACGCTGCTGGCGCTCCTCATCGGCGTCCCGGCCGGCTACGGCATCGCGCGGCTGAAGGCGGAGAAGTCGGCCATCGTCGTCATGATCGCGCGCATGACGCCGGGCCTGTCCTATCTCATCCCGCTCTATCTGCTGTTCCAGTGGATCGGCCTGCTCGGCAGCATCTGGCCGCAGATCATCATCCATCTCGTGGTCACGGTGCCCATCGTCGTCTGGGTGATGATCGGTTATTTCGAGACGACGCCGATGGAGCTGGAGGAAGCCGCCAGCATCGACGGCGCCACGTCCTGGCAGGTGTTCCGCATGGTGGCGCTGCCCATCGCCAAGCCGGGCGTCGTGGTTGCGCTGATCCTCGCGGTCATCTTCTCGTGGAACAATTTCGTCTTCGGCATCGTGCTGGCCAACCGCGAGACGCGCACGCTGCCGGTCGCCGTCTACAATATGCTGTCCTACGAGCAGGTCGCGTGGGGACCTCTGGCCGCCGCCGCCCTCGTGGTGACGCTGCCGGTGCTGGTCCTGACCATGTTCGCGCAGCGGCAGATCGTGGCCGGCCTCACCGCCGGCGCCGTCAAGGGTGGGTGA
- a CDS encoding FAD-binding oxidoreductase, translating into MAVSIDMLLSRLERRLDRAGILAGEAIDPRYGDDLSGGGSLRPAAVFRPRHGADVAAILGVCNELGQPLVVQGGRTGLSGGARVGAGEAVLSLERMTVLSPVEPAAGTVVAEAGAPLQAVQEHAGAAGFLFGVDIGARGTATIGGNIATNAGGIRVLRYGSFRAQVLGVEAVLADGSVLSSLKGLAKDNSGYDLSQLFIGSEGTLGVVTRACLRLHPKPVTQAIAFCAMPSLDAAMALLKFLRGRLGTLLSGFELIFDPLMSEMTRTLGLNAPVRLDASVYVLADIQGMSPGTDETVFAEALGQAMEDGLVTDAALSQSDREFHALWALRDDCNRYLFALNSLLSLDVSLPLPRMGEFLIEAGAAQQKADPSARDYVFGHLGDGNLHYCVVTDRPDAVAEAVFRCVKRAGGSISAEHGIGLDKKPYLHLSRSEAEIATMRRLKAALDPNGILNPGRIFDMDDGRMLRRQER; encoded by the coding sequence ATGGCTGTCTCCATCGACATGCTTCTTTCCCGCTTGGAACGCCGTCTGGACAGGGCGGGCATCCTGGCGGGCGAGGCGATTGACCCACGCTACGGCGACGACCTTTCCGGAGGCGGTTCGCTTCGGCCGGCGGCTGTGTTCCGTCCGCGTCATGGCGCGGACGTCGCCGCCATTCTGGGTGTATGCAACGAACTTGGCCAGCCTTTGGTGGTGCAGGGAGGGCGAACCGGCCTTTCCGGTGGTGCGCGCGTCGGGGCAGGCGAGGCGGTGCTTTCGCTGGAGCGCATGACCGTGCTTTCGCCGGTCGAACCGGCGGCCGGCACGGTCGTCGCGGAGGCGGGAGCGCCTCTGCAGGCCGTGCAGGAGCATGCCGGGGCGGCAGGCTTCCTCTTCGGCGTGGACATAGGCGCGCGCGGCACCGCCACCATCGGCGGCAACATCGCCACCAATGCCGGCGGCATACGCGTGCTGCGCTACGGCAGTTTCCGCGCTCAGGTGCTGGGCGTGGAGGCCGTGCTCGCCGACGGCAGCGTGCTCTCCTCTCTGAAAGGCCTTGCCAAGGACAACAGCGGCTACGATCTCAGCCAGCTTTTCATCGGCAGCGAGGGCACGCTGGGCGTGGTGACGCGCGCCTGCCTGCGCCTTCACCCGAAGCCGGTCACGCAAGCGATCGCCTTCTGCGCGATGCCGTCGCTCGATGCGGCGATGGCGCTGCTGAAATTCCTGCGCGGGCGGCTCGGCACTCTGCTGTCCGGCTTCGAGCTTATCTTCGATCCGCTGATGAGCGAGATGACCCGGACGCTCGGCCTCAACGCGCCCGTCCGGCTCGACGCTTCCGTCTACGTGCTTGCCGACATCCAGGGCATGTCGCCCGGAACCGACGAGACCGTCTTCGCCGAGGCGCTCGGGCAGGCGATGGAGGACGGGCTGGTGACGGACGCGGCGCTGTCGCAGTCGGATCGCGAGTTCCACGCGCTGTGGGCGCTGCGCGACGACTGCAACCGCTATCTCTTCGCGCTGAATTCCCTGCTGAGTCTCGACGTCAGCCTGCCGCTTCCGCGCATGGGCGAATTCCTGATCGAGGCCGGAGCGGCGCAGCAGAAGGCCGATCCATCCGCGCGCGACTATGTCTTCGGCCATCTCGGCGACGGCAACCTGCATTACTGCGTGGTGACGGACCGGCCGGACGCCGTGGCCGAGGCCGTTTTCCGCTGCGTGAAGCGCGCTGGCGGCTCCATTTCCGCCGAACACGGGATCGGCCTCGACAAGAAGCCCTATCTGCACCTCTCCCGCAGCGAGGCGGAAATCGCAACGATGCGCCGGCTGAAGGCCGCGCTCGACCCCAACGGCATCCTCAATCCCGGCCGCATCTTCGACATGGACGACGGCAGGATGCTCCGGAGGCAAGAAAGATGA
- a CDS encoding sugar ABC transporter permease: MAATAHRTPTIEELAGQHIRLAPNYWPFVIPALVVVLSVIVFPWVFTIWMSTQEFTLGQERHFVGGANYARLWGDPRFWESLVHTLWYTLLSVVLPLFLGTLAALVFDSKFPLRGFLRGIFVMPMMATPVAIALVWTMMFHPQLGVLNYLLSLVGIPAQEWIFNPNTVIPSLVAVETWQWTPLVMLIVLGGLASMPREPFESAEIDGANAWQQFRYLTLPMIAPFIMVAAIIRSIDALKSFDIIYAMTQGGPGTASETINIYLYNTAFAYYDIGYSSAMAIVFFVIIVAMSLALLMLRQRMQWSEAEGR; the protein is encoded by the coding sequence ATGGCCGCTACGGCGCACCGCACGCCGACGATCGAGGAATTGGCGGGCCAGCATATCAGGCTGGCCCCCAACTACTGGCCGTTCGTCATTCCGGCGCTCGTCGTGGTGCTCTCGGTGATCGTGTTTCCGTGGGTGTTCACCATATGGATGAGCACGCAGGAATTCACGCTGGGACAGGAGCGGCATTTCGTCGGCGGCGCCAACTATGCCCGCCTGTGGGGCGATCCGCGCTTCTGGGAATCGCTCGTCCACACCTTGTGGTACACCCTGCTCTCCGTCGTCCTGCCGCTGTTTCTCGGCACGCTGGCGGCGCTCGTCTTCGATTCGAAATTCCCGCTGCGCGGCTTCCTGCGCGGCATCTTCGTCATGCCGATGATGGCGACGCCCGTGGCGATCGCGCTGGTGTGGACCATGATGTTCCATCCGCAGCTCGGCGTTCTGAACTACCTTCTGTCGCTGGTCGGCATTCCGGCGCAGGAATGGATATTCAATCCGAACACCGTCATCCCCTCCCTGGTCGCGGTGGAGACGTGGCAATGGACGCCGCTGGTCATGCTGATCGTGCTGGGCGGGCTGGCCTCCATGCCGCGCGAGCCGTTCGAAAGCGCGGAGATCGACGGCGCCAATGCGTGGCAGCAGTTCCGCTACCTCACCCTGCCGATGATAGCGCCCTTCATCATGGTCGCGGCCATCATCCGCAGCATCGACGCGCTGAAGAGTTTCGACATCATCTACGCCATGACGCAGGGCGGCCCCGGCACGGCGTCGGAAACGATAAACATCTATCTCTACAACACGGCCTTCGCCTATTACGACATCGGCTATTCGTCGGCGATGGCGATCGTCTTCTTCGTCATCATCGTCGCCATGTCGCTGGCGCTCCTCATGCTGCGCCAGCGCATGCAATGGTCGGAGGCCGAGGGCAGATGA
- a CDS encoding indolepyruvate ferredoxin oxidoreductase family protein, with the protein MTSAQALEATISAPRPAAKASALDERYALERGRILVSGTQALVRLMMVQRQRDLAAGLNTAGYVSGYRGSPLAGFDREAERAKKYLKANHIVFQPGLNEDMAATAVWGTQQVGIFPGARYDGVFSMWYGKGPGVDRSMDVIRHANAVGTGRHGGVLLLVGDDHAAVSSTLPHQSEHNLISAMVPLLSPAGIGEYIDYGLLGWALSRYSGAWAGFKCQTEIVECSATVDLDPDRLAIVTPDIALPADGLSMRWPDGSHAMERRLEAKMQAVQAFARANRLDREVWPSPSARLGIVSTGKSWLDLKGALSLLGIDEREAEKLGLKLYKVGMVWPLEPEGLRDFAKGLEELLVVEEKRPVIEEQVKSQLFNMPADRRPRVSGKADTRGAPLLTALGELGPLAIARAILAWLGDRAPHLAARGELVSRLGAPVPAEPGLLTREPYFCSGCPHSTSTVLPKGSRASTGIGCHMMVVGMERDTATFTQMGGEGGSWIGLSPFTDEKHIFVNMGDGTYFHSGLLAIRAAIAAKVNATYKILFNDAVAMTGGQRHDGELSVPLIVGQVLAEGAQRVAVVSERPELLEGLLPREVHIRHRDELDAVQRELREVEGVTVLIYDQVCAAEKRRRRKRGAYPVSPKRAFINELVCEGCGDCSAVSNCISVEPRETEFGRKRAINQSSCNTDLSCTKGFCPSFLTIEGGGLRKPRARAGAGADAALDKPALPALGDQPYGMLLTGIGGTGVITVSAILSQAAHLDGLSLVTLDQTGLAQKNGAVVSHIRLARAPETISAARIGPGEADLVLGFDLVVAASQAAIATFARERTKAVVDDHFAPTASFVKDTTIDFRESATLRRLRNAGAQGAVTTLPATKLATALFGDSIAANMFLLGHAWQKGLVPISRAALEKAIELNGAGVAMNSAAFAWGRLSAVDPDAVQRQAGFVEPAAGEKTLDEIVAHRSDFLTAYQDEAYAARYRALVEKARQVEARVAPGEQAFAKAVAKAAFRLMAYKDEYEVARLHLDPAMRQKLAEQFEGGYKLKYNLAPPMLTRIDPRTGHPAKIALGRWIEPAFWMLTKLKGLRGTRFDPFGRTAERRMERQLIEDYFALVEKLTARLSRESIATAVQLASLPEEIRGYGHVKLAAVERFEKRKADLLNALGSSEPVGKAA; encoded by the coding sequence ATGACGTCGGCACAAGCCCTCGAAGCCACAATCTCCGCACCCCGCCCGGCCGCGAAGGCCTCGGCGCTGGACGAACGCTACGCGCTGGAGCGCGGGCGCATCCTCGTTTCCGGCACGCAGGCGCTGGTGAGGCTGATGATGGTGCAGCGTCAGCGCGATCTCGCCGCCGGGCTCAACACCGCCGGCTATGTATCCGGCTATCGCGGCTCGCCGCTCGCCGGCTTCGACCGCGAGGCCGAGCGTGCGAAAAAATATCTGAAGGCGAACCACATCGTCTTCCAGCCGGGCCTCAACGAGGACATGGCGGCGACCGCGGTGTGGGGCACGCAGCAGGTCGGCATATTCCCCGGCGCGCGCTATGACGGCGTCTTCTCCATGTGGTACGGCAAGGGGCCGGGCGTCGACCGCAGCATGGATGTCATCCGCCATGCCAACGCCGTCGGCACGGGCCGGCATGGCGGCGTGCTGCTTCTGGTCGGCGACGATCACGCCGCCGTCTCCTCGACTTTGCCGCACCAGAGCGAGCACAATCTGATCTCCGCCATGGTGCCGCTGCTGTCGCCGGCCGGCATCGGCGAATATATCGACTACGGCCTGCTCGGCTGGGCGCTCAGCCGCTATTCCGGCGCGTGGGCAGGCTTCAAGTGCCAGACGGAGATCGTCGAATGCTCGGCCACGGTCGACCTCGATCCCGACCGGCTCGCCATCGTCACGCCGGACATCGCCTTGCCGGCGGACGGCCTGTCCATGCGCTGGCCGGACGGATCGCATGCCATGGAGCGGCGGCTGGAAGCAAAGATGCAGGCGGTGCAGGCTTTCGCCCGCGCCAACCGTCTGGATCGCGAGGTGTGGCCTTCACCCTCCGCCCGTCTCGGCATCGTCTCCACCGGCAAATCCTGGCTCGACCTCAAGGGCGCGCTGTCCCTGCTCGGCATCGACGAACGCGAGGCGGAAAAACTCGGCCTGAAGCTCTACAAGGTCGGCATGGTCTGGCCGCTGGAGCCGGAAGGTCTGCGCGATTTCGCCAAGGGGCTGGAAGAGCTTCTGGTGGTGGAGGAGAAGCGCCCGGTCATCGAGGAGCAGGTCAAGTCGCAGCTCTTCAACATGCCGGCGGACCGCCGGCCGCGGGTGAGCGGCAAGGCCGACACGCGCGGCGCGCCGCTTCTGACGGCGCTCGGCGAGCTCGGCCCGCTCGCCATTGCCCGCGCCATCCTCGCATGGCTGGGCGACAGGGCGCCGCATCTCGCCGCGCGCGGGGAACTCGTTTCGAGGCTCGGCGCTCCCGTTCCCGCCGAGCCCGGCCTGCTGACGCGCGAGCCCTATTTCTGCTCGGGCTGCCCGCACTCGACCTCCACCGTCCTGCCCAAGGGCAGCCGCGCGTCCACCGGCATCGGCTGCCACATGATGGTGGTGGGCATGGAGCGCGACACCGCCACCTTCACCCAGATGGGCGGCGAAGGCGGCTCGTGGATCGGGCTTTCGCCCTTTACCGACGAGAAGCACATCTTCGTCAATATGGGCGACGGCACCTATTTCCATTCCGGCCTGCTCGCCATCCGCGCCGCCATCGCGGCGAAGGTCAACGCCACCTACAAGATCCTCTTCAACGACGCGGTCGCCATGACCGGCGGCCAGCGGCATGACGGAGAGCTTTCCGTACCGCTGATCGTCGGTCAGGTGCTGGCCGAGGGCGCGCAGCGCGTCGCCGTCGTATCGGAACGGCCGGAGCTGCTGGAAGGCCTGTTGCCGCGTGAGGTCCACATACGTCACCGCGACGAGCTCGACGCCGTGCAGCGCGAGCTGCGCGAGGTCGAAGGCGTCACCGTGCTGATCTACGATCAGGTCTGCGCCGCCGAGAAGCGCCGACGCCGAAAGCGCGGCGCCTATCCCGTCTCGCCGAAGCGCGCCTTCATCAACGAACTGGTCTGCGAGGGCTGCGGCGATTGCTCGGCCGTCTCCAACTGCATCTCGGTCGAGCCGCGCGAGACCGAGTTCGGCCGCAAGCGCGCCATCAACCAGTCGAGCTGCAACACCGACCTGTCATGCACAAAGGGGTTTTGCCCGAGCTTCCTCACCATCGAGGGCGGCGGCCTGCGCAAGCCGCGCGCCAGAGCCGGAGCCGGGGCCGATGCGGCGCTCGACAAGCCGGCGCTCCCGGCTCTTGGCGACCAACCCTACGGCATGCTGCTCACCGGCATCGGCGGCACGGGCGTCATCACCGTCAGCGCGATCCTGTCGCAGGCCGCGCATCTCGACGGACTGTCGCTGGTGACGCTCGACCAGACCGGCCTTGCCCAGAAGAACGGCGCGGTCGTCTCGCATATCCGCCTCGCCCGCGCGCCGGAGACCATCAGCGCCGCGCGCATCGGCCCCGGCGAGGCCGACCTCGTTCTCGGCTTCGATCTCGTGGTGGCTGCCTCGCAGGCCGCGATCGCGACCTTCGCCAGGGAGCGCACAAAAGCGGTGGTGGACGATCACTTCGCGCCGACCGCCTCCTTCGTGAAGGACACCACCATCGATTTCCGTGAAAGCGCGACGTTGCGCCGGCTCCGCAATGCCGGAGCGCAGGGCGCGGTCACGACGCTGCCGGCCACAAAGCTCGCCACCGCGCTGTTCGGCGACAGCATCGCCGCCAACATGTTCCTGCTCGGCCATGCCTGGCAGAAGGGGCTGGTGCCGATCAGCCGCGCGGCGCTCGAAAAGGCAATCGAGCTGAATGGCGCCGGCGTCGCGATGAACAGCGCGGCCTTCGCCTGGGGGCGTCTTTCGGCCGTCGATCCTGATGCGGTGCAGAGGCAGGCTGGATTTGTCGAGCCGGCCGCCGGGGAAAAGACGCTGGACGAGATCGTCGCGCATCGCTCCGATTTCCTCACTGCCTATCAGGATGAAGCCTACGCTGCGCGTTATCGCGCGCTGGTTGAAAAGGCCCGGCAGGTCGAGGCGCGCGTCGCGCCCGGCGAACAGGCCTTCGCCAAGGCGGTCGCGAAGGCGGCGTTCAGGCTGATGGCCTACAAGGACGAATACGAGGTGGCGCGGCTCCATCTCGATCCCGCCATGCGCCAAAAGCTCGCCGAGCAGTTCGAGGGCGGCTACAAGCTGAAGTACAATCTCGCGCCGCCCATGCTGACCCGCATCGATCCGCGCACTGGCCATCCGGCCAAGATCGCCCTCGGCCGCTGGATCGAGCCGGCCTTCTGGATGCTGACGAAATTGAAGGGCCTGCGCGGCACGCGCTTCGATCCGTTCGGCCGCACCGCCGAGCGCAGAATGGAGCGTCAGTTGATCGAGGATTATTTCGCGCTGGTCGAGAAACTGACGGCCCGCCTGTCGCGGGAGAGCATTGCCACGGCGGTCCAGCTGGCCAGCCTGCCCGAGGAAATCCGCGGCTACGGCCATGTGAAGCTCGCCGCTGTCGAGCGATTCGAAAAACGGAAGGCGGACCTTCTGAACGCACTCGGCTCATCCGAGCCGGTCGGCAAGGCCGCCTGA
- a CDS encoding dihydrodipicolinate synthase family protein, which produces MPRKQIFGLSAALVTPFRADGGIDLERLVSHARQVLADGCDSVTVFGTTGEGYGISLSERAAMLGALAGNGIDPARSYAGVSAAPMDDAVAQARLALDAGVRGLLFAPPFYLKGVEDEGLYAWFSRVIERIGPAARGIILYHIPGQTAVSLSVDLVGRLKAAFPGVIAGVKDSSGKWEDAEAFLAAHPELAILIGDERLLARAVRKGAQGSICGLANVAPQLLLPVIHKGRDSEKVTELVDMITSFPVLPAVKALTAHIRKDRAFIRMRPPVSDLAPALQKKAIAAYERIMAA; this is translated from the coding sequence ATGCCCAGGAAGCAGATTTTCGGCCTGTCCGCGGCGTTGGTGACGCCTTTCCGCGCCGATGGCGGCATCGATCTGGAGCGGCTGGTATCCCATGCGCGTCAGGTGCTGGCCGATGGCTGCGATTCGGTGACGGTTTTCGGCACCACCGGCGAGGGCTACGGCATCAGTCTTTCGGAAAGGGCTGCGATGCTCGGGGCGCTGGCCGGCAACGGCATCGACCCGGCGCGTAGCTATGCGGGCGTGTCGGCGGCGCCGATGGATGACGCCGTGGCGCAGGCCCGCCTCGCGCTCGACGCCGGCGTGCGCGGTCTTCTCTTCGCGCCGCCCTTCTACCTCAAGGGCGTCGAGGACGAAGGGCTCTACGCCTGGTTCTCCAGGGTCATCGAGCGCATCGGACCGGCGGCGCGCGGCATCATCCTCTATCACATCCCCGGTCAGACGGCGGTCTCGCTTTCGGTCGATCTGGTCGGCCGCCTCAAGGCGGCGTTTCCGGGCGTGATCGCCGGGGTGAAGGATTCTTCCGGCAAGTGGGAGGATGCGGAGGCTTTCCTCGCCGCGCATCCGGAACTGGCCATCCTCATCGGCGACGAGCGGCTTCTGGCGCGCGCCGTGCGCAAGGGTGCGCAGGGCTCGATCTGCGGCCTCGCCAATGTCGCGCCGCAGCTTCTGCTGCCTGTCATCCACAAGGGCAGGGACAGCGAAAAGGTGACGGAGCTGGTCGACATGATCACCAGTTTTCCGGTCCTGCCTGCGGTCAAGGCGCTGACGGCCCATATCCGCAAGGACAGGGCGTTCATCCGCATGCGGCCTCCCGTCAGCGACCTTGCGCCGGCTTTGCAGAAGAAGGCGATCGCGGCCTACGAACGGATCATGGCCGCATGA
- the ugpC gene encoding sn-glycerol-3-phosphate ABC transporter ATP-binding protein UgpC yields the protein MASVEISDVRKEFGATKVIRGVSADIRDGEFVVLVGPSGCGKSTLLRMIAGLETITGGTISIGGRVVNALRARDRNIAMVFQNYALYPHMTVADNMGFALKLKKADPADTAARVKRAAEILGLEKLLGRFPRQLSGGQRQRVAMGRAIVRNPDVFLFDEPLSNLDAKLRVQMRGEIKGLHQRLGTTTVYVTHDQIEAMTMADKIVVMHDGIVEQTGAPLELYERPANLFVAGFIGSPSMNFVPGRIDKGRFVSASGLELPLPSAAASVHEGREVVYGIRPEHIQSAPDGLRGRAELVEPTGSEVFARLDCGGEMLTCLFRERGLVLRHDDEIAMRIDPADVHLFDRASGARI from the coding sequence ATGGCCTCGGTCGAGATCAGCGACGTGCGCAAGGAGTTCGGCGCCACCAAGGTCATCCGAGGCGTTTCCGCCGACATAAGGGATGGCGAGTTCGTGGTGCTGGTCGGCCCGTCCGGCTGCGGCAAGTCCACGCTGCTGCGGATGATCGCCGGGCTGGAGACGATCACCGGCGGCACGATCAGCATCGGCGGCCGCGTGGTCAACGCGCTCAGGGCGCGCGACCGCAACATCGCCATGGTCTTCCAGAATTACGCGCTCTATCCGCACATGACGGTCGCCGACAATATGGGCTTCGCGCTCAAGCTGAAGAAGGCGGACCCTGCCGACACGGCGGCGCGGGTGAAGCGCGCGGCCGAAATCCTCGGGCTGGAGAAGTTGCTCGGCCGCTTCCCGCGCCAGCTCTCGGGCGGCCAGCGCCAGCGCGTCGCCATGGGCCGCGCCATCGTCCGCAACCCGGACGTGTTCCTGTTCGACGAGCCGCTGTCCAATCTCGACGCCAAGCTGCGCGTGCAGATGCGCGGCGAGATCAAGGGGCTGCACCAGCGCCTCGGCACCACGACCGTCTATGTCACGCACGACCAGATCGAGGCGATGACCATGGCCGACAAGATCGTCGTCATGCATGACGGCATCGTCGAGCAGACGGGCGCGCCGCTGGAGCTCTACGAGCGGCCGGCCAACCTGTTCGTCGCCGGCTTCATCGGTTCGCCGTCGATGAATTTCGTTCCAGGCCGGATCGATAAAGGCCGCTTCGTCAGCGCGAGCGGCCTCGAACTCCCGCTGCCGTCGGCCGCTGCGTCGGTGCATGAAGGCCGGGAAGTCGTCTACGGCATCCGTCCGGAGCATATCCAGTCGGCGCCGGACGGCCTTCGCGGGCGCGCGGAACTGGTCGAGCCGACGGGGTCGGAAGTGTTCGCGCGGCTCGATTGCGGCGGCGAGATGCTCACCTGCCTTTTCCGTGAGAGGGGGCTCGTCCTGCGGCATGACGACGAGATCGCCATGCGCATCGATCCGGCCGACGTGCACCTGTTCGACCGCGCTTCCGGAGCACGGATCTAG